GGCCGGGTCGGATTGCACTTCGAGCAGCAACACCTTGTCTCTATGTTGGTATGCCGCGTGTTGAACGCAATAACCGTATCCAAGGCAGCGATGAAAACCGTAGCGTTTGTCGTAAGCGGGTAATCGCAATAGGGACTCGAAAGTCTCCTTCGGGATAAGTGCTGATACGGCGGCGGAATGGCTTAGGCACATGATGGTGGCGTCGCAAAATGCCGAATGACAGGCGCTCTGTAAACTACTGGCGAAAAAGTAAGTAAAGCAAAGGTCTTTGTTCCCTGCATCCTCTCTGGGAAGATCAAAACCGGTATCGAAAACCGGGAAAGATTTCTCCTCAAGCGCTTCGGCCAATCGCTTCTCGCTTCTCGCGCAGCCGTGGTTGATCCATCCCGCCAGCCAGTCGACAAACCGTTCTTTTTCATCAGCGGAGGGTTCGGCGAAGGGATTCTCCACATACGCTTCAAATAAAGAACTCGCCTCCTGATAAAACCGCTCCAATTCCAGAGCGTAACGAAATCTGTCCCATAATTCAGGGTGACCGTCTTTGATAGAGGCCGATAATGCCTGAAGCTCTTCCGCGTCGCTAATGAAACCGGGATTATTTTTTGATCCGGCGAACCCCCATGTGTATTTGTTGCCGTAATGCCCGTCCGGCTTCAAAATTCCTAAGAGTTCGGAAACATTCCACATTTTTAGCTTGTTGAATTCGTAGCAAGCCGCACGCAGCGCGCTCTGCACGGTACGGGAGATGTGGAGGCGAGTCCACGGAAACCCCAGGCCGTAGCTCGAATAAGATTTCTCTTTGTATTCATGAAAATACGCCGGAACGGTTTTGGGGAACAACGTGTAGAAGTGGGAATCGTCGCAAACTTTCGGCCCCAGGATGGCATCCCGTTTGACGCTCAAATAATCGTCCACGATTTTGTGGACGACCGAGTAAATGGGCTCCCACAACGCTGGCTGTTTGGGACTCCGCTCGGCGGAAGGAAATAAGGATAGACAATATTCGTACGAGCTGACAAAGGCCGCTATCTTATGCGGTTTCAAATCGGCTTTCGGCCAAATCCTGGGTTGTAACTCCCTGTCTTCAAGCGAATGGCGTCGAAAGCTTAACCCGTCCAAAGCGCTCATCCAATTGCCGGTTTTGGGATAGTCGTCGGGAACAGAGTTGATTATGGGTTTGCCATCGTCCGCCACGTGGATGACATAACATTTCCGTATGTCGTCGGCTTCGCAGAAGTTTTCCATATCCTGATCGATGAAGAAGCAAAGCATGCCGGTGTCCGGCAGATAGCCGGGCAGCAAATCGTTGATTTCCCGGCAATCGAGTTGGCCGACAAAAAAGGCGCGCAGGCCCTTATTGTCGTAAGGCCAATCCGAATGCGAGCCAAGGCCGGGAATTCCGCCAAGGTAGGTGTTGGACGGATGCTCGAAATCGCGCGGAAGCCTTCTCTCCAGCCATATGCCTGGCCTTCTTTCGGAGAAGAAGCGGATGGCCGGCTCGATCACCTCCTTCTCGTTGCTGAGTTGTTTTACTATCGAGGCTACGCTGGCTTGCGACTCAAGAATGGAGACAATATCAGCATCGTTTTCGTGATTATTGTGTTCCGTTTTGTGTGCCTTATGCGTTAAGAGTCGAGTTGCCAACTGCAAGAGATTTTTGAACATGTGGTTATGATTGGAGGGCCGTAGGAGTATTGAACGGAAGTGAAGCGCATCGCATCGTTCGCGATTGATGCGCCTCCTTGCGTCGGCTCATCCTACATTATAGAGTGGTATTTTTCATATTGGCGTTTTGCCGAATTACGGGTTGGTTTTTCTCTCGTTATTCCGCCCTGAGCGTCGGAGCTTTTGGCGAGACAAATCGGCAGGATTGCCGATTTGCATGCGTAGCACCCGAAGGGCGAGATACATGGATGTATCGAGTGATTAGCCGAATAGGGGGGCGGCAGGGATGCCGCTCGTTTTCTCGGAGGGGCTGGGAGCCTCTTCCGAAAACCCTTGGCAAAAGCAAGACGCGCAGGATAAAGGCGGAATGTCGGGTGGCCTTTTCTTTGGGTAATTTCTTTTGGCGACGCAAAAGAAAGTACTGCGGCTGTCGGTTCGCGAACCGACATTCAACCACCGCGTCAGGGACGCAACAAAATCTCAATCCAATGCCGCCAAAGCCGCTTCCGGTGCTCTGTCCAATACTTTCAGCAACGCCTTGGCCGCTCCGGTGGGTGAGCGTTTGCCTTGTTCCCAGTTACGAATCGTCTCAAGCGATACGTCAATGCGTTTGGAGAATTCGGCTTGGCTCAAACCCAGTCGATTGCGGACTCTACGGGCGAAGCGCGCGGAATCCAGCATCGCATTGGTTTCGTCCTGGGCAATTTGTTGGGCTATATCGGCTTCCGTGGTGGTATCGATACGAGCCGGATCGACGCGGCCAACTTCTGAATCCGGTTCGATTGTCATGCGTACTATTTTCATAGAATTTGATCTCTCGTTGATTGGCTTTGCGGGCCGAGATAATCCGAAGGGACCCTGGGCGTGGGGTGTAGACCACGACAAATAGGCGCTGGTGAATCATTCCCATCAGTTGATACCTGTCTTCGCCGTAAACGCGGCGGTTATCGGCTCGAACCAGTCGATTGGGGTCAAAAAACGCCTTGGCCGCATAGGCAAAATCGAATCCGCGTTCCCGAAAACAGGTTTCGCTTTTGGTGTCGTCCCATTCAAAGTGCATGGGATCAGTGTAGTTCATTGGCCTAGTGAGAGCAAGGTCGATGTGTTTTAGGTAGAAACTCTAAAATTGGCTTGCTGGTTTATGATTTTGCGAAGGGTTTGTACCGTTATTTCGCACTGAGCATCGAAGCTTGTGGCCTCGCAAAAGAAAGTATGTTGGCTGTCGGGCCCAGCCCCGACTTCTAAAGAACCCCGTTGCGATAGCGACACAAAATCACTTTTCGTATAAACAAAAACTTGCTCTAACCAGTTTTTGTTTATACGTTAATGCCTCATGATCATCGAGTTCGACCCTGCAAAAAGCGCCAGAAATATCCTCGAACGTGGCTTAAGCTCCGAGCGAGTGGCCGATTTCGATTGGTCTAGCGCGATTGCAACGGAAGATGTTCGTAAAGATTATCCAGAGCGACGTTTTGTTGCGTTTGGTTATCTGGATGAGCGGCTGCATGTCCTATGTTTCACTCCCGTGACTGGTGGAATCCGCGTCATTAGTTTCCGAAAAGCAAATTCAAGAGAGATCCGCAAATATGACAGAACCATTACCGTTAACTGATGCTGACGGCGAAGTCCGCGAATTGACCGAAACCGATTTTAAACAAATGCGCCCCGCCGGCGAGGTGTTTGCCGAGTTATTTGGGACGGAGCAGGCGGTTGAAATGCTTAGGCCTAAAGGTGGCCGGCCACGTAAGGATTCACCGAAAGTATTTACCGGGATTAGGTTGGATGCAGAGGTGCTGGAGGCGTTTCGTGCTACCGGCAAAGGCTGGCAGACTAGGATGAACGATGCCTTGAAAGAATGGCTGAAGGATCATTCGCCAGCATAATTTGCAGGCCGGAAATACTTTCGCTTATCCGGCCTCCGCGAGTTTGTTGATTAAATCCTAAATTCCGCCGACCGAGCATGCGCAGTAAGACTCTCGCCCCGCGCCAACACTGAAGCAATCTTGCCCAAGTTCTGCGCGCCAACCGCTGAGCAATTGATCAAACTGCTGCGCTTTTGGAAATCGTAAACCCCTAAAGGCGACGAATACCGGGCCGTGCTGGAAGTCGGTAGGACATGGTTCGGTCCGGCGCAATAATCGCCCAGCGCTTCGGCTGTGAAACGGCCCATGAAGATGGCGCCGGCATTATGAATTTGCTCGCACAATGCTTCCGGTTCCGCTACGGACAATTCCAAATGTTCCGGGGCGATGCGATTGGCGACTTGCGCGGCTTCAGATAAGTTGCCTACTTTGATAAACGCGCCACGTCCGCTTAGTGAGGCGCGGATGATGTCCGCGCGTTCCATTTCCGGCAGCAATTTGTTGATGCTGGCTTCCACTTGCTGCAGAAAACCGGCGTCGTTGCTGATTAAAATGGCTTGGGCGTTTTCGTCGTGTTCGGCTTGCGAGAACATATCCATCGCGATCCAGTCCGGGTTGGTCTGGCCGTCGCAGATGATCAAAATTTCGGAAGGTCCGGCAATCATGTCGATACCGACTTGGCCGAATACCAGTTTCTTGGCCGTAGCGACATAGATATTGCCGGGGCCGACGATTTTATCCACCGCCGGAATCGATTCGGTGCCGTAAGCCAATGCAGCTACGGCTTGGGCGCCGCCAATGGTGAATACCCGGTCCACGCCGGCTACATGCGCCGCCGCTAATACCAAGGCATTGGTTTCGCCGCGCGGGGTGGGGACGACCATGATCAATTCGCCGACGCCGGCGACTTTCGCCGGAATCGCGTTCATCAATACCGAAGACGGATAAGCGGCTTTACCGCCCGGCACATACAGGCCGGCTTTATCCAATGCGGTGACTTTTTGGCCCAGTACGGTGCCGTCTAGCTCGGTGTATTGCCAGGATTGCAGCTTCTGATGCTCGGCATATGCACGGACGCGGTCGGCGGCGGTTTGCAAAGCAATGGCTTGGGTGCTGGGTAAAGTATCCCAGGCCTGTTGTAATGCAGCTCGGTCCAGTTCCAGTTCGGAGGCGGCTTTAAACGCGGTGCCGTCGAAGCGGTTGGTGTATTCCAGCAAGGCTTTGTCGCCGCGCTTTTTTACGTCGGCGATGATGTCCAATACCCGTTTGTGTATCTCTAAATCATCGCTGGCATCCCAGGCCAAACGGGCTTGCAGTTGTTTGTCAAAGTCGATTGCCGCGCTATCTAGGCGCAGCATCTTGATCGCAGTCATGATTACACCCTCTGGGCCAACGTGGTTTCGAACTGATCGATGAGTGCTTGAATGGCTTGGTGTTTCATTTTCATCGCCGCTTTATTCACCACCAGTCGAGAGGTGATGTTGGCGATTAGTTCCCGTGGCTCCAGGCCGTTAGCTTTTAGCGTATTGCCGGTATCGACCAAATCGACGATGCAATCGGCCAAACCTACTAGCGGCGCCAGTTCCATCGAACCGTAGAGCTTGATGATTTCGGCTTGAATGCCCAAATTGGCGTAATAGCTCTGAGCGGTTTTCACGTATTTGGTGGCGACCCGCAAGCGGCCTTTCACTTCCGGGGCATTAACCGGGCCGGCGGTCATCAAGCGGCAACCGGCGATGCCTAAATCCAGCGGCTCGTAAAGACTCTCCGCACCGTGTTCCATCAGCACGTCCTTGCCGGCGATGCCCAAGTCCGCCGCGCCGTACTCCACAAAGGTCGGCACGTCGGTGGCGCGGATGATCACCAACTGCACGTCGGGGCGGGTGGTTTGCAGAATCAGTTTCCGGCTCTTGTCCGGATCGTCAATCGGCGTGATGCCGGCTTGTTCCAGAAACGGCAGGGCTTCTTCGTAAATACGGCCTTTGGATACGGCAATGGTCAACATGATTTTGCGAGTGATTTAGTTAGGAACGCGGCGAATGGTAGCGCCCAGTTGTGACAATTTTTCTTCGATATGATCGTAGCCACGGTCGATATGGTAAATCCGATCTACCAAAGTTTCGCCTTCCGCAACCAGTCCAGCCAATACCAAGCTGGCGGATGCCCGCAGGTCGGTAGCCATGACCGGCGCGGCTTTTAGTTGGCCGCTGCCGGTACAAATGGCGGTGTTGGATTCCAGCTTGATTTGCGCGCCCATGCGTTGCAATTCCTGTACGTGCATGAAGCGGTTTTCGAATACGGTTTCGGTGATTAAGCCCACGCCTTCAGCGACGGAATTCAGCGCGGTAAATTGTGCCTGCATATCGGTCGGGAAGGCCGGATACGGAGCCGTACGTACGGTGACGGCTTTTGGGCGCTTGCCGTGCATGTTCAGTTCGATCCAGTTTTCGCCGCAGGTGATGTCGGCCCCGGCTTCTTTTAATTTAACCAATACCGCGTCTAGGGTATTGGGGTCGGTGTTTTTCAGTTTGACGTGGCCGCGGCTAATTGCGCCTGCTACCAGATAGGTGCCGGTTTCGATGCGGTCGGGCAGGATGTCGTAATGCAAGCCTTCTACACCCAGTCTTTCCACGCCTTCCACGGTCAGAATATCGGTGCCAACGCCGGTGATTTTGGCACCCATTTTATTTAGAAAATGCGCCAGGTCGGTGACTTCCGGTTCTTTCGCGGCGTTTTCGATGATGGTCACGCCTTCGGCCAGTGTGGCGGCCATTAGAATGTTTTCTGTGCCGGTGACGGTGACTTTATCCAGCACCAGATGGCAGCCTTGCAAGCGTTTGACCTTGGCGTGTATATAGCCGGCTTCGACGGTAATGTCGGCGCCCATTTTGAGCAGCGAGTCGATGTGAATATCCACCGGTCGTGTGCCGATGGCGCAACCGCCGGGCAACGAGACATAGGCTTCGCCGAAACGCGCCAGCAAGGGGCCCAATACCAGAATCGAGGCGCGCATGGTTTTCACCAGTTCATAAGGCGCTTCGTATTTGTGAATGGTGCTGGTATCGACTTCGATGTTCATTTTCTCGTCAACGGTCAGGCCCACGCCCATTTGGCCGAGCAATTCCATAGTGGTGGTAATGTCGTGCAAATGCGGAATGTTGCCGACGCTGACCGGCACATCAGACAACAGCGTGGCGGCCAGAATGGGCAGGGCGGCGTTTTTGGCACCGGAGATTCTCAGTTCGCCGTGTAGCGGTTGGCCGCCGGTAATCAGTAATTTATCCATGGATTTTTATTGGTTTGTAAATTGGAATGCAGCTTAATGCGTGTGGGTTGCAAAATATTCGGTTTCGTCCAAGCCGCTGAGTTTGGCCAATGCCAGCAGCTGAGCCGGAATGTTCTTGAAGGACAGCTTGACCCGGCCCATCCGGCTGAGCCTGATCCATTCGATCATCAAGGCCAGGCCAGCGCTATCGGTGGTCTGGACTTTGGCTAGATCGATGCACATGCTGTCCATGCCTTTCAGAAACTTAAAGGATTGCAAGGTTTGTTTGTCGATGCTGGCAAAAGTCAGGCTGCCTTCCACGGTAAAGTGGCCGGGAGACTGTTCGGTTAATGTCAGCTTGGACATTATTTGCCTTCCGCTTTGTTCAACATGAATTTGCCTATCATTTCTTCCAGCACGATGGCGGAGCTGGTGATGTCGATGGTACTTTTATCCTTTAAATATTCGTCCGACGAGCCGGGGTCCAGGCTGACGTACTGTTCACCCAGCAGGCCGGCGGTATAAATACTGACGCCGGAATCGCTCGGTAGATTGTTGTATTGCGATTCGATGCGCATTTCTACGACCGATTCGTGGCTGTCCTTGTCCAGCCTGATTGCGGATACCCGGCCGATGCGCACGCCGGCGACCGACACCGGGGATTTGACTTTTAGACCGCCGCTATTCTGAAAATGGGCGATGACCGTGTAGCTGTCGTCGCTGCTGTAGCTGCCTAGATTACTGACTTGCAGCGCCATATAAAACAAGGCGGCGATGCCGCTGGCGACAAAAAAACCGACCAGAGTATCCTGGGTTTTGGAATGCTGCATGTTAAATGTCTCCAAACATGAGTGCGGTTAAAATGAAATCGAGTGCCAGCACCGAGAAGGCCGAATTGACCACGGTGCGGGTGGTGGCGCGGCTGACGCCTTCTGAAGTGGGGATCGCATCGTAGCCTTCGAACAAGGCAATCCAGGACACTACGAAGCCGAACACCACGCTCTTGATTACGCCATTAACAATATCTTCTTGAAAATCGATACTGGCCTGCATCTGCGCCCAAAACGCGCCGTCATCAACGCCGAGCATGCCCACGCCGACCAGGTGGCCGCCCATGATGCCAATGGCGCTAAACAAGGCGGCAAGCAAGGGCATGGACAGAAAGCCTGCCAAAAAACGTGGCGAAATGATGCGTTTGATCGGGTCAACGGCCATCATTTCCATGCCTGACAATTGTTCGGTGGCCTTCATCAAGCCGATTTCGGCGGTCAATGCCGAGCCTGCCCGGCCGGCAAACAATAGTGCCGACACTACAGGGCCTAATTCGCGTACCAATGAGGCAGCCACCATCACGCCCAGCGATTCCTCAGCGCCGAAGTCGGACAGAATATTAAAGCCTTGTAAACCTAACACCATGCCGACGAACAGGCCGGAGATGGTGATGATTAGAAATGACAAAACGCCTACCGAATACACCTGTTTGATCAGCAGGTTGGGGCGTGGCAGCACGTCGCTGATGCCGGTCAGCGTGTGGCTCAGAAAAAACGAAGCGCGGCCGAGCTTGGCAAAGCTGCTGCGCGTGGCTTTTCCCAGATTTTGCAGAAATTGAAACATGGTTGAATACAAGGTGGTTATTTGCTCGCCAGCAGATCGTCTAGGTAATCAGGCGCCGAATAGTGAAAGTGTACAGGGCCGTCGGCATCACCGTGCATAAACTGTTGCACCCACTCCGAATCGGATTGTTGTAATTCTTGCGGGGTGCCTTGGCCGATGATTTTGCCTCCCGACAAGACATAGATGTAATCGGCGATGGCGGCAGTTTCTTGTACGTCGTGCGAAACGATGATGCTGGTCAGGCCTAGAGTGGTGTTCAGCGCCTTGATCAAGTGTACCAGTGCGCCCTTGGAAATGGGGTCTTGGCCGGTAAACGGTTCGTCGTACATGATCATTAGCGGATCGAGGGCGATGGCACGTGCTAAAGCTACCCGTCGAGCCATGCCGCCGGACAACTCGTTGGGCATCAAATGGCGGGCACCGCGCAAACCGACGGCGTGCAGTTTCATCAATACCAAGGTGCGAATCATCGATTCCGGCAAGTGGGTATGTTCGCGCATCGGAAACGCCACATTGTCATAGACGCTCATATCCGTGAGCAGCGCGCCGCTTTGAAACAACATGCCCATGCGTTTGCGCAATTCGTAGAGTTCCCGAGGTTTCAGGCGGTGAACATTTTGCCCGTCCACGTGGATTTGGCCGCGATCCGGGGCCAACTGGCCGCCGATCAATTTCAAAAGCGTGGTTTTGCCGGTGCCGCTGGGGCCCATGATGGCCGTGACTTTGCCGCGCTGAATCTCCAGGCTGACAGCGTCGAAAATTTTCCTGGGGCCTCTGGAAAAGCTCAAGTTGCTAATCGAAACGATATTGTCTTCAGGACTTGCGCTATTGGCCATTTACCGGAATCAAAAGAGTTTTTGGATTGGGAACAGGCTATTTTCTATGACTGGCTGAGAATAAGTCAATGACTTGGGGTGAAAAGTCGGTTAATAACATGCAATAATGGTTCCTTTTTGTTTGGGTGCGTGGAGTTAATTTCCGTGGGTTGTGATCAAGACATTCAGGCGTTGGCGTTGGCGGTGATTCAGACCGAAATGCAGGCGGTTGCCGGCTTGGCTGCACGCATCGATGAGCAATTTGTTAGTGCCTGCCGGTTGCTGCTGGCTTGTAAAGGCCGGGTGGTGGTTACCGGTATGGGCAAATCCGGGCATATAGCCGGTAAAATTGCCGCCACGCTGGCCAGCACCGGCACCCCGGCTTTCTTTGTGCACCCCGGAGAAGCCAGTCACGGCGATCTGGGCATGATTACCCGCCAGGATGTGGTGCTGGCCTTGTCCAATTCCGGCGAAACCGAAGAAATCCTGACGATATTGCCTATTATTAAGCGACTCGGCGTGCCGCTGATTGCGTTGACGGGTAATCCCGAATCGGCCTTGGCCAGGTTTGCTAGTGTGCACATCAATGTAGCTGTCGAGCATGAGGCTTGCCCGTTGGGTTTGGCGCCGACTGCCAGCACTACGGCGGCATTGGTCATGGGCGATGCGTTAGCCGTGTCGCTATTGGAAACCAAGGGTTTTACCCGCGACGATTTTGCTTTGTCGCATCCAGGCGGTAGCTTGGGTAAGCGCTTGTTGTTGCAGGTTAACGACATCATGCACCGCGGCAGTGAAGTGCCGGTGGTGACGGATAGTGTTTTAGTGAGCGATGCCTTGCTGGAAATGACCGGCAAGAAGCTGGGCATGACCGCAGTGGTCGATGGCGAAGGCAGGGTCGCCGGGATATTTACCGACGGTGATTTGCGGCGCATGTTGGAAAAAAATCTGGATGTGCATGCGACACGCATCGCCGAAGTCATGACGGGTCCTTGTAAAGTGATCGATGTGAATATGTTGGCGGCGGAAGCCATGCAAATCATGGAAAGTAAAAAAATCAATGCCCTGCTGGTCGTCGACAGCCAACAAAAATTGTTGGGCGCCTTGAATATGCACGACTTGCTGCGGGCCGGCATAGTCTGAGAGTGACGAGTGATGTTCGATTTAACCCCCCAATTACTGAGTGCTGTTAAGCGGCTAAAGCTGTTGATTCTGGATGTGGATGGCGTGCTGACCGACGGTCGTTTGTTTTTCGACGATAACGGCAAAGAATACAAATGTTTTCACGCGCGCGACGGGCATGGCATTAAATTGTTGCGTCAGACCGGAGTGGAAGTAGCGGTAATTTCCGGCCGCAAATCCAATTCGGTCGCGCTACGCATGCAGAGTCTTGGAGTCGAGCTTGTCTACCAAGGTCACGAGAACAAGCGCGCGGCATTCGCGGAAATTTTGCAGCGTCTGGTCCTAACGCCGGAACAAGTGGCGTATATCGGCGACGACATTCTGGATTTGCCGGTGATGCGTCAAGTTGGATTTGCCGTTGCGGTGCAAGATGCCAATTTCGTGCTAAAGAATTATGCTCATTGGCAAACACAGACAGCTGGCGGTTTGGGCGCGGTGCGAGAAGTATGCGATTTAATCATGCAAGTCCAAGGTAACTTTGACAGCGTGCTGCAAACCTATTTATGACCGTACTGAAAAATCTACAGATTTTTATTTATGTCGGCTTGGCAGCATTGTTGTCATGGTGGCTGGTTCAACTGAATGAACAGCGTGACGCCGAAATGAAAATTGTCGAAAATAGCCCGGATTTTTTTAGCTTGGGTTATTTCAAAAAGGAAATGAATATCGACGGTGTGCCGAAAAGCGAATTAGCCGCGGAAAAAATGCAGCACTTTAAAGCCGACGGCAGTACGCATCTGGAAAAGCCGGTAATGACTTTGTATAACCCCAACCAGATGCCTTGGCTAATCAAGGCCGACAGCGGCGTGATGGCTGCGGACGGCGATAATTTGCAGCTTAACGGTAGTGCTTATATCAATCGGGAGGCCTCGAAAACCAATTCGGCGCTGACCATCAATACATCGGATCTGCGAGTAAAACTCGCCAGCCATTATGCGGAGACACAGGCGTGGACGGAGATCATCAGCCCACCCAACAAAACGGCGGGAGTAGGAATGGAAGCGACTTTTGTTAGTCCGATTCACCTGAAATTGTTGTCCAAAGTGAAAGGTCGCTATGAAATTAAGTAAAATGGTCGGTGTAGGCCTGTTATTCTCGGCGCGGATGGCGTTTGGTCTGGAGTCGGATTCCGAACAACCCATCTACATCGACTCGGATAATGCGGTTTACGACGAAAAGGCGCAGATCAGCACCTATACCGGCAATGTGGTTGCTACGCAGGGAACGATCAGAATCGATGGCGACAAATTGGTGGTTTATCTGAAAGATGGCGCGATTATCAAATTGATTGCTACAGGTAAACCGTCGCGATTCAAACAGTTGCCGGCGGTGGGCAAGGAAGAAATGCACGGGGAGGGCTTGATCAACGAATTTTACCCCGACCAGAATTTGCTGAAATTTATGAAAAATGCTTCGGTTTGGCAGGGTGACGCCAAACAATCCAGTGAGTATATCGAGTACGATACCAAAAACTCCTTGCTGAAGGCGGGTGAAGCGCAATCCGACGGCAAGCGCGTACACTCAGTGATTAAACCCAAGCCTAAGCAGGCGCAATAATGGCGCGATTGGTTGCGGAACAGCTGTTTAAACGCTACAACAATCGAAATGTGGTCGATGGGGTCAGCCTGAGGGTGGACACCGGGGAAGTCGTAGGTTTGTTGGGTCCGAACGGAGCCGGGAAAACCACCAGCTTTTACATGATGGTGGGCTTGGTCAAAGCCGATAGCGGCGAGATTTTTTTTGACGAGCAGCGCATCACGCATCATCCGATGCACCGGCGCGCGCGCTTGGGAATCGGTTATCTGGCGC
The window above is part of the Methylomonas sp. ZR1 genome. Proteins encoded here:
- a CDS encoding DUF1963 domain-containing protein, with product MIEPAIRFFSERRPGIWLERRLPRDFEHPSNTYLGGIPGLGSHSDWPYDNKGLRAFFVGQLDCREINDLLPGYLPDTGMLCFFIDQDMENFCEADDIRKCYVIHVADDGKPIINSVPDDYPKTGNWMSALDGLSFRRHSLEDRELQPRIWPKADLKPHKIAAFVSSYEYCLSLFPSAERSPKQPALWEPIYSVVHKIVDDYLSVKRDAILGPKVCDDSHFYTLFPKTVPAYFHEYKEKSYSSYGLGFPWTRLHISRTVQSALRAACYEFNKLKMWNVSELLGILKPDGHYGNKYTWGFAGSKNNPGFISDAEELQALSASIKDGHPELWDRFRYALELERFYQEASSLFEAYVENPFAEPSADEKERFVDWLAGWINHGCARSEKRLAEALEEKSFPVFDTGFDLPREDAGNKDLCFTYFFASSLQSACHSAFCDATIMCLSHSAAVSALIPKETFESLLRLPAYDKRYGFHRCLGYGYCVQHAAYQHRDKVLLLEVQSDPALFTNFGDGALQFWIRPEDLAARRFDQAFVTSECT
- a CDS encoding DNA-binding transcriptional regulator, producing the protein MKIVRMTIEPDSEVGRVDPARIDTTTEADIAQQIAQDETNAMLDSARFARRVRNRLGLSQAEFSKRIDVSLETIRNWEQGKRSPTGAAKALLKVLDRAPEAALAALD
- the murA gene encoding UDP-N-acetylglucosamine 1-carboxyvinyltransferase; this translates as MDKLLITGGQPLHGELRISGAKNAALPILAATLLSDVPVSVGNIPHLHDITTTMELLGQMGVGLTVDEKMNIEVDTSTIHKYEAPYELVKTMRASILVLGPLLARFGEAYVSLPGGCAIGTRPVDIHIDSLLKMGADITVEAGYIHAKVKRLQGCHLVLDKVTVTGTENILMAATLAEGVTIIENAAKEPEVTDLAHFLNKMGAKITGVGTDILTVEGVERLGVEGLHYDILPDRIETGTYLVAGAISRGHVKLKNTDPNTLDAVLVKLKEAGADITCGENWIELNMHGKRPKAVTVRTAPYPAFPTDMQAQFTALNSVAEGVGLITETVFENRFMHVQELQRMGAQIKLESNTAICTGSGQLKAAPVMATDLRASASLVLAGLVAEGETLVDRIYHIDRGYDHIEEKLSQLGATIRRVPN
- the hisG gene encoding ATP phosphoribosyltransferase, producing MLTIAVSKGRIYEEALPFLEQAGITPIDDPDKSRKLILQTTRPDVQLVIIRATDVPTFVEYGAADLGIAGKDVLMEHGAESLYEPLDLGIAGCRLMTAGPVNAPEVKGRLRVATKYVKTAQSYYANLGIQAEIIKLYGSMELAPLVGLADCIVDLVDTGNTLKANGLEPRELIANITSRLVVNKAAMKMKHQAIQALIDQFETTLAQRV
- the mlaD gene encoding outer membrane lipid asymmetry maintenance protein MlaD; amino-acid sequence: MQHSKTQDTLVGFFVASGIAALFYMALQVSNLGSYSSDDSYTVIAHFQNSGGLKVKSPVSVAGVRIGRVSAIRLDKDSHESVVEMRIESQYNNLPSDSGVSIYTAGLLGEQYVSLDPGSSDEYLKDKSTIDITSSAIVLEEMIGKFMLNKAEGK
- a CDS encoding BrnA antitoxin family protein, encoding MTEPLPLTDADGEVRELTETDFKQMRPAGEVFAELFGTEQAVEMLRPKGGRPRKDSPKVFTGIRLDAEVLEAFRATGKGWQTRMNDALKEWLKDHSPA
- a CDS encoding SIS domain-containing protein; this encodes MGCDQDIQALALAVIQTEMQAVAGLAARIDEQFVSACRLLLACKGRVVVTGMGKSGHIAGKIAATLASTGTPAFFVHPGEASHGDLGMITRQDVVLALSNSGETEEILTILPIIKRLGVPLIALTGNPESALARFASVHINVAVEHEACPLGLAPTASTTAALVMGDALAVSLLETKGFTRDDFALSHPGGSLGKRLLLQVNDIMHRGSEVPVVTDSVLVSDALLEMTGKKLGMTAVVDGEGRVAGIFTDGDLRRMLEKNLDVHATRIAEVMTGPCKVIDVNMLAAEAMQIMESKKINALLVVDSQQKLLGALNMHDLLRAGIV
- a CDS encoding ABC transporter ATP-binding protein encodes the protein MANSASPEDNIVSISNLSFSRGPRKIFDAVSLEIQRGKVTAIMGPSGTGKTTLLKLIGGQLAPDRGQIHVDGQNVHRLKPRELYELRKRMGMLFQSGALLTDMSVYDNVAFPMREHTHLPESMIRTLVLMKLHAVGLRGARHLMPNELSGGMARRVALARAIALDPLMIMYDEPFTGQDPISKGALVHLIKALNTTLGLTSIIVSHDVQETAAIADYIYVLSGGKIIGQGTPQELQQSDSEWVQQFMHGDADGPVHFHYSAPDYLDDLLASK
- a CDS encoding BrnT family toxin encodes the protein MIIEFDPAKSARNILERGLSSERVADFDWSSAIATEDVRKDYPERRFVAFGYLDERLHVLCFTPVTGGIRVISFRKANSREIRKYDRTITVN
- a CDS encoding lipid asymmetry maintenance protein MlaB, which encodes MSKLTLTEQSPGHFTVEGSLTFASIDKQTLQSFKFLKGMDSMCIDLAKVQTTDSAGLALMIEWIRLSRMGRVKLSFKNIPAQLLALAKLSGLDETEYFATHTH
- the mlaE gene encoding lipid asymmetry maintenance ABC transporter permease subunit MlaE, coding for MFQFLQNLGKATRSSFAKLGRASFFLSHTLTGISDVLPRPNLLIKQVYSVGVLSFLIITISGLFVGMVLGLQGFNILSDFGAEESLGVMVAASLVRELGPVVSALLFAGRAGSALTAEIGLMKATEQLSGMEMMAVDPIKRIISPRFLAGFLSMPLLAALFSAIGIMGGHLVGVGMLGVDDGAFWAQMQASIDFQEDIVNGVIKSVVFGFVVSWIALFEGYDAIPTSEGVSRATTRTVVNSAFSVLALDFILTALMFGDI
- the hisD gene encoding histidinol dehydrogenase, coding for MTAIKMLRLDSAAIDFDKQLQARLAWDASDDLEIHKRVLDIIADVKKRGDKALLEYTNRFDGTAFKAASELELDRAALQQAWDTLPSTQAIALQTAADRVRAYAEHQKLQSWQYTELDGTVLGQKVTALDKAGLYVPGGKAAYPSSVLMNAIPAKVAGVGELIMVVPTPRGETNALVLAAAHVAGVDRVFTIGGAQAVAALAYGTESIPAVDKIVGPGNIYVATAKKLVFGQVGIDMIAGPSEILIICDGQTNPDWIAMDMFSQAEHDENAQAILISNDAGFLQQVEASINKLLPEMERADIIRASLSGRGAFIKVGNLSEAAQVANRIAPEHLELSVAEPEALCEQIHNAGAIFMGRFTAEALGDYCAGPNHVLPTSSTARYSSPLGVYDFQKRSSLINCSAVGAQNLGKIASVLARGESLTAHARSAEFRI